A single window of Halococcus salifodinae DSM 8989 DNA harbors:
- a CDS encoding Sec-independent protein translocase subunit TatA/TatB produces the protein MTTMFGAILQIPGIPGGPEVLIILVIIVFLFGANKIPELAGALGEARGEFEQGRSEVENELEDMQDVAQSDATSETANAANEASSGGDAVDHNPPEVNEKNTEVESN, from the coding sequence ATGACCACGATGTTCGGAGCCATACTCCAGATACCAGGCATTCCCGGCGGGCCGGAGGTGTTGATCATTCTCGTGATCATCGTCTTCCTGTTCGGGGCGAACAAGATCCCCGAACTCGCTGGCGCACTCGGCGAAGCCCGCGGCGAGTTCGAGCAAGGACGATCGGAAGTCGAGAACGAACTCGAAGACATGCAGGACGTCGCCCAGAGCGACGCCACTTCGGAGACGGCAAACGCCGCGAACGAGGCCAGTTCGGGGGGCGACGCGGTCGATCACAACCCGCCGGAAGTCAACGAGAAGAACACCGAAGTCGAGAGCAACTAA
- a CDS encoding HD domain-containing protein, with product MSDTAGTANSGRVYAPENDHAFPDERVNEVLDLVESDPEIQAYLDAQNVNPVARKRYNDHGAKHISIVRNRALCLYDLLKAGSVQFNGAADQGLDEADEPVIIALAATLHDIGHVVHRDEHPYYSIPLAADVLDRVLPEFGFYDTEARVRVKGEVLHAILCHHTPETPLTLEAGVVRVADALDMEHGRSRKPYEQGGRGINTVSSQAIQEVSLETGDGAPVLVEIEMTDAAGVYQVDTLLKAKLTDSGLEDHIRIVAVTTHSADEQLVERVEL from the coding sequence ATGAGTGACACCGCCGGCACCGCGAACAGCGGTCGCGTCTACGCCCCCGAAAACGACCACGCGTTCCCCGACGAACGGGTCAACGAGGTGCTCGATCTCGTCGAAAGCGACCCCGAGATCCAGGCGTACCTCGACGCCCAGAACGTCAACCCGGTCGCGCGCAAGCGCTACAACGACCACGGAGCGAAACACATCTCGATCGTGCGCAACCGTGCGCTCTGTCTGTACGACCTGCTCAAGGCCGGCAGCGTCCAGTTCAACGGCGCAGCCGATCAGGGTCTCGACGAAGCCGACGAGCCCGTGATCATCGCACTCGCCGCCACGCTCCACGACATCGGCCACGTCGTCCACCGCGACGAGCACCCCTACTACTCGATCCCGCTCGCCGCCGACGTGCTCGATCGGGTCCTCCCCGAGTTCGGGTTCTACGACACCGAAGCCCGCGTCCGTGTCAAGGGCGAAGTCCTCCACGCGATCCTCTGCCATCACACTCCGGAGACGCCGCTGACCCTGGAGGCGGGCGTCGTCCGGGTCGCCGACGCGCTCGACATGGAACACGGCCGCTCGCGCAAACCCTACGAGCAGGGCGGGCGGGGGATCAACACCGTGTCGAGTCAGGCGATCCAGGAGGTCTCGCTCGAAACCGGCGACGGTGCGCCCGTCCTCGTCGAGATCGAGATGACCGACGCTGCCGGCGTCTACCAGGTCGACACGCTCCTGAAGGCCAAACTCACCGACTCCGGTCTCGAAGACCACATCCGGATCGTCGCCGTCACGACCCACAGCGCCGACGAACAGCTGGTCGAACGCGTCGAGCTCTGA
- a CDS encoding ABC1 kinase family protein, producing the protein MNLRAYGRFFVVFRQFLPLIVAYLRDRRRYFLFGGRREVTSTMRRERARVLLDSLLTLGPTFIKLGQLLSTRPDVLPPEYVAEFSKLQDEVPPAEWAEAEPVVEEELGSVDEAFSAFDTDAISGASLGQVYRAELEGEPVAVKVRRPDIESLIEADLQVIKWSLPVLIRFIGEARSFSLETLAEEFDKTIHEEIDYTREARMLQEIRENFAGDDTIRIPNVVESHSTPRVLTMEYVPGTKITAVDELDEMGIDRTKLSERLERVYLQMIVDDGVFHADPHPGNLAVEPDGTLVFYDFGMSGRVDDYIQSKIVEFYIGIANQDIDAILDALVEMGTLSPTADRETMGNVMELAIQDIRGEEVDQYRVQEVVGQVEDTIYEFPLRLPANLALVLRVATVVEGVCVTLDQNFDFISVATDYLVEEGYREEGIKQFLEQRGTEVTDLAEATVRTPPKLERALDGLNRGDLTVHADLDDTDGLFESLANRLVFGLLLTAGVLSVAILYAFATPFATAVAATFSVGIALLLYRSFRSRQRLQATPEFTRQSLRQRRGQDTDSVTEGDGATDTMAERDTGDEEAGPIGTPIDVEREPDDR; encoded by the coding sequence GTGAACCTCCGTGCGTACGGCCGGTTCTTCGTCGTCTTCCGCCAGTTCCTCCCGCTGATCGTCGCGTACCTTCGGGACCGCCGACGATACTTCCTGTTCGGCGGGCGGCGTGAGGTCACGAGCACGATGCGACGCGAACGCGCGCGTGTGCTGCTCGATTCGCTGTTGACACTCGGCCCGACGTTCATCAAGCTCGGCCAGCTCCTCTCGACGCGGCCCGACGTCCTGCCACCAGAGTACGTCGCGGAGTTCTCGAAGCTCCAGGACGAGGTCCCCCCTGCGGAATGGGCCGAGGCCGAACCGGTGGTCGAGGAAGAGCTGGGATCGGTCGACGAGGCGTTCTCGGCGTTCGACACCGACGCGATATCCGGTGCGAGCCTCGGTCAGGTCTACCGGGCGGAGCTAGAGGGCGAGCCGGTCGCGGTCAAGGTCCGTCGACCGGACATCGAATCGCTGATCGAGGCCGATCTCCAGGTCATCAAGTGGAGTCTGCCCGTCCTCATCCGGTTCATCGGCGAGGCGCGCTCGTTCTCGCTCGAAACGCTGGCCGAGGAGTTCGACAAGACGATCCACGAGGAGATCGACTACACTCGGGAGGCACGGATGCTCCAGGAGATCCGGGAGAACTTCGCGGGCGACGACACGATCCGCATCCCGAACGTGGTCGAGAGTCACTCCACCCCCCGCGTGCTCACGATGGAGTACGTTCCCGGGACCAAGATCACCGCGGTCGACGAGCTCGATGAGATGGGGATCGACCGCACCAAGCTGTCGGAGCGCCTCGAACGGGTCTACCTCCAGATGATCGTCGACGACGGCGTGTTCCACGCCGATCCCCATCCCGGCAACCTCGCGGTCGAACCCGACGGCACGCTCGTGTTCTACGACTTCGGGATGAGCGGTCGGGTCGACGACTACATCCAGAGCAAGATCGTGGAGTTCTACATCGGGATCGCGAACCAGGACATCGACGCGATCCTCGACGCACTGGTCGAGATGGGCACCCTCAGCCCGACCGCCGACCGCGAGACGATGGGCAACGTGATGGAGCTCGCGATACAGGACATCCGGGGCGAGGAGGTCGACCAGTACCGCGTTCAGGAGGTCGTCGGGCAGGTCGAGGACACCATCTACGAGTTCCCGCTCCGGCTGCCCGCGAACCTCGCCCTGGTCCTTCGTGTCGCGACCGTCGTCGAGGGGGTCTGTGTCACGCTCGATCAGAACTTCGATTTCATCTCGGTCGCGACCGACTACCTCGTCGAGGAGGGGTATCGTGAGGAAGGGATCAAGCAGTTCCTCGAACAGCGCGGCACGGAGGTCACCGACCTCGCCGAGGCCACGGTGCGAACCCCGCCGAAACTCGAACGTGCGCTCGACGGACTCAACCGGGGCGATCTCACTGTACACGCCGATCTCGACGACACCGACGGCCTGTTCGAATCGCTCGCGAACCGCCTGGTCTTCGGCCTCCTGCTGACGGCGGGCGTGCTTTCGGTGGCGATACTCTACGCGTTCGCGACGCCGTTTGCGACTGCGGTCGCCGCGACGTTCTCGGTGGGAATTGCACTCTTGTTGTACCGGTCGTTCCGCAGCCGACAGCGGCTCCAGGCCACGCCGGAGTTCACTCGCCAGAGCCTGCGCCAGCGTCGCGGACAGGACACGGACTCCGTGACCGAAGGTGACGGCGCGACCGACACCATGGCCGAGCGCGATACCGGGGACGAAGAGGCAGGGCCGATCGGCACACCGATCGACGTCGAGCGAGAGCCCGACGACCGATAG
- a CDS encoding Hsp20/alpha crystallin family protein, producing the protein MSALRDALGDLPDPVFADLLESEAAYLLVIDLPGVGSETLDVRLDGARLRIEARREKDLPMAFRYLDEDRPLFLDAELPLPPDVAGTGAEGTLDRGTLTLRLPKRDATEATSIPIAVGGSESDEL; encoded by the coding sequence ATGTCCGCGCTGCGCGATGCGTTGGGCGACCTCCCGGACCCAGTGTTCGCCGACCTGCTGGAGTCCGAGGCGGCGTATCTCCTCGTCATCGATCTTCCGGGTGTCGGCAGCGAGACGCTCGATGTCCGACTCGACGGGGCGCGTCTTCGGATCGAGGCCCGGCGCGAGAAGGACCTCCCGATGGCGTTTCGGTATCTCGACGAGGACCGGCCGCTCTTCCTCGACGCGGAGCTCCCGCTGCCGCCGGACGTCGCCGGGACGGGCGCGGAGGGGACGCTCGATCGGGGCACCCTCACGCTCCGGCTCCCGAAGCGCGACGCCACCGAGGCGACGTCGATCCCGATAGCGGTCGGCGGGAGCGAGTCCGACGAGCTGTGA
- a CDS encoding molybdopterin molybdotransferase MoeA has product MNDVRESGFKRLTRLETARERLLDRAEPTERVESVGLVAADDRVLAEPVVSERDVPHYPRAAMDGFAVRATDTFDASRRSPAVLRRDAIDDPDTAMRVHTGSELPDGADAVVMVEHVETVGDEIEVLDPVAAGENVAPVGEDVQSGKCLYEPGHRLRPSDLGLLKSVGIDEVSVYDRPTVGVIPTGEELVQADPDPGEVVETNGLTTSRYVERWGGRATYRDVVTDDRAALRAAIERDLTKDLVVTTGGSSVGERDLVPEIVDDLGEVLVHGVACKPGHPTGFGVVADTPVLMLPGYPVSCIVAAVQLLRPALRHVGHHSVRSHPTTEAHLDRKIPSEPGVRTHARIELREEGDDTPTAVPTRTSGAGVLSSVALADGWVVVAEEREGIPAGETVAVEHWEAEI; this is encoded by the coding sequence ATGAACGACGTCCGCGAGAGCGGGTTCAAACGGCTCACTCGGCTCGAAACGGCGCGCGAACGGCTGCTCGACCGGGCCGAACCCACGGAGCGGGTCGAATCGGTCGGCCTCGTCGCCGCCGACGACCGTGTGCTCGCCGAGCCGGTCGTCAGCGAGCGGGACGTGCCGCACTACCCGCGTGCGGCGATGGACGGGTTCGCGGTTCGGGCCACCGACACGTTCGATGCGAGTCGGCGCTCGCCTGCCGTCCTCCGACGGGATGCGATCGACGATCCCGACACCGCGATGCGGGTTCACACCGGCAGCGAACTCCCGGACGGGGCCGATGCGGTCGTGATGGTCGAACACGTCGAGACGGTCGGTGACGAGATCGAGGTACTCGATCCGGTCGCCGCCGGCGAGAACGTCGCACCGGTCGGCGAGGACGTTCAGTCGGGAAAGTGCCTCTACGAACCGGGCCATCGGCTCCGGCCTTCGGACCTTGGTCTGCTGAAGTCGGTCGGCATCGACGAGGTTTCGGTGTACGATCGCCCGACCGTGGGGGTGATACCGACGGGCGAGGAACTCGTGCAAGCCGACCCCGACCCCGGTGAAGTCGTCGAAACCAACGGTCTCACGACCTCACGGTACGTCGAGCGCTGGGGCGGACGGGCGACCTACCGCGACGTCGTGACCGACGACCGCGCGGCGCTTCGGGCGGCGATCGAGCGCGATCTGACGAAGGACCTCGTGGTGACGACTGGGGGTTCGTCGGTCGGCGAGCGCGACCTCGTTCCCGAGATCGTCGACGACCTCGGCGAGGTGCTGGTCCACGGTGTCGCGTGCAAACCCGGCCATCCCACAGGATTCGGGGTCGTCGCGGACACACCAGTTTTGATGCTCCCAGGCTATCCGGTCTCGTGTATCGTCGCCGCAGTCCAACTGCTTCGACCCGCGCTTCGGCACGTCGGCCACCACTCGGTCCGGTCCCATCCGACGACCGAGGCGCACCTCGATCGAAAGATCCCCAGCGAACCTGGCGTCCGAACCCACGCACGGATCGAGCTACGAGAGGAGGGCGACGACACGCCGACGGCCGTTCCGACGCGGACGAGCGGCGCGGGCGTGCTGTCGAGCGTCGCGCTCGCTGACGGCTGGGTGGTCGTCGCCGAAGAGCGTGAGGGGATTCCAGCGGGTGAGACCGTTGCGGTCGAACACTGGGAGGCAGAAATATGA
- a CDS encoding molybdopterin biosynthesis protein translates to MSERKQFRDLASPAAAHDAIASLDLDPGTETVSLDAAEGRVLAERVDATLDVPGFDRSALDGYALHARETFGATETDPATFDLVGVVEAGERPTVDLDPGEAVEIATGAVMPPDADAMVAVERTDRVGGEDVAGDDGGAGSDDAAGDTGGERVAVRTSVTPGENVMPAGADIAAGERALGPGTRLTAREIGLLAALGVDRVPVRAKPRVGIVSTGDELVRVGEDLDSEAGQIYDVNSNATAAAVREAGGEPVVYPHAGDDYDALEDVLREAAAECDLVCSSGSTSASAVDVIYKVIEEQGDLLLHGVAIKPGKPMLVGQLEVSGSEQDSDGTEDEQSESSGRSAYVGLPGYPVSALSIFRTFVAPAIRRTAGLPEPATATVRGRMAVEERAEEGRHRLVPVGLVENGAGETLVYPVDKGSGATTSLVEADGIVEMDAEVAYLDAGEAVTIELFSPEVRPPTVLGVGEDDPLLSRLLDRIDRPRYLGVGSRAARRWLRDGVSDIVAVTGDPDELDANTTEIGGWTREWGLVVPFGNPEDVDDLADLVDRDLAFVNRPTASGLRTTLSNAIADLADEREADRHDLVDAIDGFDFTLEAHESPARRVAAGGADAGLGLRATAEKLDCGFVPLGEETVRLLAASDRMEKPGVAALERALDDLDELCTDLPGFKGRRSQ, encoded by the coding sequence ATGAGCGAGCGCAAGCAGTTCCGCGATCTCGCATCGCCTGCGGCGGCCCACGACGCGATCGCGTCGCTCGACCTCGATCCGGGAACCGAAACCGTGTCGCTCGACGCGGCCGAGGGCCGGGTACTCGCCGAGCGGGTCGACGCGACGCTCGACGTTCCCGGGTTCGACCGGTCGGCGCTCGACGGCTATGCGCTCCACGCACGCGAGACGTTCGGGGCGACCGAAACCGATCCCGCGACGTTCGATCTCGTCGGCGTCGTCGAAGCTGGCGAACGGCCGACGGTCGATCTCGATCCTGGCGAAGCGGTCGAGATCGCGACCGGCGCGGTGATGCCGCCCGACGCCGACGCGATGGTGGCAGTCGAGCGGACCGACCGCGTTGGGGGCGAGGACGTAGCGGGTGACGACGGTGGTGCAGGCAGCGACGATGCAGCGGGCGACACGGGCGGCGAGCGGGTCGCGGTCCGGACGTCGGTGACGCCGGGCGAGAACGTGATGCCCGCTGGCGCGGACATCGCGGCGGGCGAGCGCGCACTCGGGCCCGGAACCCGGCTGACGGCGCGCGAGATCGGGCTGCTCGCCGCGCTCGGCGTCGATCGAGTTCCGGTGCGTGCGAAACCTCGAGTCGGGATCGTCTCGACCGGCGACGAACTCGTCCGCGTTGGCGAGGATCTCGACAGCGAGGCGGGCCAGATCTACGACGTGAACTCCAACGCGACCGCGGCCGCGGTTCGCGAGGCCGGCGGCGAGCCCGTCGTCTACCCACACGCTGGCGACGACTACGACGCACTCGAAGACGTGCTCCGTGAGGCCGCCGCCGAGTGCGATCTGGTCTGCTCGTCGGGCTCGACCTCCGCGAGCGCCGTCGACGTGATCTACAAGGTCATCGAGGAGCAGGGCGACCTTCTCCTTCATGGGGTCGCGATCAAGCCGGGCAAGCCGATGTTGGTGGGCCAGTTGGAGGTCTCCGGGTCCGAACAGGACTCGGACGGTACGGAAGACGAGCAGAGCGAGTCTTCCGGTAGATCGGCGTACGTCGGGCTGCCCGGGTATCCGGTCTCGGCGCTCTCGATCTTCCGGACGTTCGTCGCCCCCGCGATCCGCCGGACCGCCGGGCTGCCGGAACCGGCGACCGCGACGGTCCGGGGACGGATGGCGGTCGAGGAGCGCGCCGAGGAAGGTCGTCATCGACTCGTTCCCGTCGGACTGGTCGAAAACGGTGCGGGTGAGACTCTGGTCTACCCGGTCGACAAGGGCAGCGGCGCGACCACCAGCCTCGTCGAAGCCGACGGGATCGTGGAGATGGACGCCGAGGTCGCCTATCTCGACGCGGGCGAGGCGGTGACGATCGAGCTGTTCTCGCCCGAGGTTCGTCCTCCGACGGTTCTCGGCGTCGGCGAGGACGACCCGCTCCTCTCGCGACTGCTCGACCGGATCGACCGACCGCGCTATCTGGGTGTCGGGAGCCGTGCGGCCCGTCGGTGGCTCCGCGACGGCGTTTCCGACATCGTGGCGGTGACGGGCGATCCCGACGAACTGGACGCCAACACGACTGAGATCGGCGGCTGGACCCGCGAGTGGGGCCTCGTCGTTCCGTTCGGCAACCCCGAAGACGTGGACGATCTCGCCGATCTCGTGGATCGCGACCTCGCGTTCGTCAACCGTCCGACGGCCTCTGGATTGCGAACGACCCTCTCGAACGCGATCGCCGACCTCGCCGACGAGCGCGAGGCCGACCGCCACGATCTCGTCGACGCGATCGACGGGTTCGATTTCACCCTCGAAGCCCACGAGAGCCCGGCCCGGCGGGTGGCTGCCGGCGGGGCCGACGCGGGGCTCGGGCTCCGTGCGACCGCCGAGAAGCTCGACTGTGGGTTCGTTCCGCTCGGCGAAGAGACCGTTCGGCTGCTCGCTGCTTCGGATCGGATGGAGAAACCTGGTGTCGCGGCGCTCGAACGCGCGCTCGACGATCTCGACGAGTTGTGTACGGACCTGCCGGGATTCAAAGGTCGCCGAAGCCAGTGA
- a CDS encoding HAD family hydrolase, whose protein sequence is MAPPQYDFWLLDLDGTLVDVEASYVRSVFDRVGERLGRRFTDREAERLWHGLGGLRDDQLRAWGIDVARFWDALHAIEDPEARAAATFLYDDARAFLASIDAPIGVVTHCQPFLANPVLDRLDLRERFDAVVCCTSEIGWKPDPAPVQLAIDRLDVAPESQGVLVGDGPHDVGAAWNAGLDGIHVERHGHDRRGWCVRGDRRITGFGDL, encoded by the coding sequence ATGGCCCCTCCACAGTACGATTTCTGGCTGCTCGATCTCGACGGCACGCTGGTCGACGTCGAGGCGAGCTACGTCCGCAGCGTGTTCGACCGCGTCGGCGAGCGCCTCGGCCGGCGGTTCACCGACCGCGAGGCCGAAAGGCTCTGGCACGGGCTCGGCGGTCTGCGCGACGACCAGCTCCGGGCGTGGGGGATCGACGTTGCCCGGTTCTGGGACGCGCTCCACGCGATCGAGGACCCCGAGGCCCGCGCGGCCGCGACCTTCCTCTACGACGACGCGCGGGCGTTCCTCGCGTCGATCGACGCCCCGATCGGTGTGGTGACCCACTGCCAGCCGTTCCTCGCCAATCCGGTACTTGATCGTCTCGATCTCCGCGAACGGTTCGACGCGGTGGTCTGCTGTACGAGCGAGATCGGCTGGAAACCCGATCCCGCACCCGTCCAGCTGGCGATCGACCGCCTCGATGTCGCGCCCGAGAGTCAAGGGGTGCTCGTCGGTGACGGCCCCCACGACGTCGGCGCAGCGTGGAACGCGGGCCTCGACGGGATCCACGTCGAGCGCCACGGTCACGATCGCCGGGGATGGTGTGTCCGGGGCGACCGCCGCATCACTGGCTTCGGCGACCTTTGA
- a CDS encoding 4a-hydroxytetrahydrobiopterin dehydratase, with protein sequence MAETLADEEISENAPAEWQQDGDEIVRVYEFEEYLDGVAFATDVAEIADEEFHHPEIQVRFDEVEVRLTSHEAGGVTDQDIEMAGRFDDVR encoded by the coding sequence ATGGCCGAAACGCTTGCCGACGAGGAAATCAGCGAGAACGCCCCCGCAGAGTGGCAGCAGGACGGCGACGAGATCGTCCGCGTCTACGAGTTCGAAGAGTACCTCGATGGCGTGGCCTTTGCTACCGATGTCGCCGAGATCGCCGACGAGGAGTTTCACCATCCCGAGATTCAGGTGCGCTTCGACGAGGTCGAGGTGCGCCTGACGAGCCACGAGGCCGGCGGGGTGACCGATCAGGACATCGAGATGGCAGGACGGTTCGACGACGTGCGGTAA
- the carB gene encoding carbamoyl-phosphate synthase large subunit: MTDEDRTILLIGSGPIQIGQAAEFDYSGAQACRALAEEGARVVLVNSNPATIMTDPEMADEVYIEPITTDAIAEIIDEERPDGVIAGLGGQTGLNVTAELAEEGVLDEYDVEIMGTPLDTIYATEDRDLFRQRMEDIGQPVPASTTITLEEGESETNLDEAGLRERVDAAVDSVGGLPVISRTTYTLGGSGSGVVADSEELYERVRKGLRLSRNSEVLITESIAGWVELEYEVMRDADDSCIIICNMENLDPMGIHTGESVVVTPSQVIPDDGHQEMRTAALDVIRDLGIQGGCNIQFAWRDDGTPGGEYRVVEVNPRVSRSSALASKATGYPIARVTAKVALGKRLHEIDNEITGETTAAFEPAIDYVVTKVPRWPSEKFRDVEFELGTAMKSTGEAMAIGRTFEESLLKALRSTEYEPDVEWDALDDAALETEYLERPTPDRPYAMFEAAERGYTADDLAALTGIKSWYTERYVRIADAAQAAAAGDFQPAASAGFTNSEIAATAAAGGTEIGGVGDVESSVTGRKYKQVDTCAGEFAAETPYYYSARKPEYADTGPYEGEGAAGELEVDRDVESVVVVGGGPIRIGQGVEFDYCSVHAVRALREMGIEAHVVNNNPETVSTDYDTSDGLFFEPITPEEVADAIEATGADGVMVQFGGQTSVDIGRGLESELDRRGLDCEVLGTSVEAMDLAENRDRFNVLMDDLDVSQPVGGAAVSETEALELAHEIGYPVLVRPSYVLGGRAMDVVYDDDDLREYVEEAVRVSPDQPVLIDEFLAGAVELDVDAVADEAGDVLIGGIMEHVESAGVHSGDSACMIPPRSLDADVLTQVRDVVEGIAGALDTVGLLNVQLAIKEGEVYVLEANPRSSRTVPFVSKATGVPIAKLAAQVMAGASLADLDATEQVPEQTSVKEVVLPFDRLPGSDPRLGPEMKSTGEVMGTAEEFGKAYWKAQSATGKPIPAEGVAAVDLSAAEFPDPESDAGGDLQNGFAAHFDCQEFDDLAAAIREGKVDLVISRDRAALEVCVEEEVTYFSTEASARAALDGLAARDTDSAVAAVDRRPKRDAEWGRAD; the protein is encoded by the coding sequence ATGACCGACGAGGACAGAACGATTTTGCTCATCGGCAGCGGTCCGATACAGATCGGCCAGGCGGCGGAGTTCGACTACTCCGGCGCGCAGGCGTGTCGCGCACTCGCGGAGGAGGGCGCGCGAGTCGTCCTCGTCAACTCCAACCCGGCGACCATCATGACCGATCCCGAGATGGCCGACGAGGTGTACATCGAGCCCATCACGACCGACGCGATCGCCGAGATCATCGACGAGGAGCGCCCGGACGGCGTCATCGCGGGGCTTGGGGGCCAGACGGGATTGAACGTGACCGCCGAGCTCGCCGAGGAGGGCGTCCTCGACGAGTACGACGTCGAGATCATGGGGACGCCGCTCGACACCATCTACGCCACCGAGGACCGCGATCTGTTCCGCCAGCGGATGGAAGACATCGGACAGCCGGTGCCTGCCTCGACGACGATCACCCTCGAAGAGGGCGAATCGGAGACGAACCTCGACGAGGCAGGCCTGCGCGAGCGCGTCGACGCGGCCGTCGATTCGGTCGGCGGACTGCCAGTTATTTCCCGGACGACCTACACACTCGGCGGGAGCGGGTCGGGCGTCGTCGCGGACAGCGAGGAGCTGTACGAGCGCGTCCGGAAGGGATTGCGGCTCTCGCGCAACAGCGAGGTCCTCATCACCGAGTCGATCGCGGGCTGGGTCGAACTCGAGTACGAGGTGATGCGCGACGCCGACGACTCGTGTATCATCATCTGCAACATGGAGAACCTCGATCCGATGGGGATTCACACGGGAGAGTCGGTCGTCGTGACGCCCTCGCAGGTGATCCCCGACGACGGCCATCAGGAGATGCGGACCGCGGCGCTCGACGTGATCCGCGACCTCGGGATTCAGGGTGGGTGTAACATCCAGTTCGCGTGGCGCGACGACGGCACGCCTGGCGGTGAGTATCGTGTCGTCGAGGTCAATCCCAGAGTCTCGCGCTCCTCCGCGCTCGCCTCGAAGGCGACCGGGTACCCGATCGCGCGCGTCACCGCGAAGGTCGCCCTCGGGAAACGGCTCCACGAGATCGACAACGAGATCACCGGCGAGACCACCGCAGCGTTCGAGCCCGCGATCGACTACGTGGTCACGAAGGTCCCCCGGTGGCCGAGCGAGAAGTTCCGGGACGTGGAGTTCGAGCTCGGAACCGCGATGAAGAGCACCGGCGAGGCGATGGCGATCGGGCGGACCTTCGAGGAATCGCTTCTGAAGGCGCTGCGCTCGACCGAGTACGAGCCCGATGTCGAGTGGGACGCACTCGACGACGCGGCGCTCGAAACGGAGTATCTCGAACGCCCGACGCCCGACCGCCCCTACGCGATGTTCGAGGCGGCCGAGCGGGGCTACACCGCCGACGATCTCGCGGCGCTCACCGGGATCAAATCGTGGTACACCGAGCGCTACGTTCGGATCGCCGACGCCGCGCAAGCGGCCGCCGCGGGCGATTTCCAACCCGCAGCGAGCGCCGGATTCACCAACAGCGAGATCGCCGCGACCGCCGCGGCCGGTGGCACCGAGATCGGCGGTGTCGGCGACGTCGAGTCGTCGGTGACAGGCCGGAAATACAAGCAAGTCGACACCTGTGCCGGCGAGTTCGCGGCCGAGACGCCGTACTACTACTCCGCGCGCAAGCCCGAGTACGCCGACACCGGTCCCTACGAGGGAGAGGGAGCGGCGGGCGAGCTCGAAGTCGATCGCGACGTCGAGAGCGTCGTCGTGGTCGGTGGTGGCCCGATCCGGATCGGCCAGGGCGTGGAGTTCGACTACTGCTCGGTCCACGCGGTCCGCGCGCTCCGCGAGATGGGGATCGAGGCCCACGTCGTCAACAACAATCCAGAAACCGTGTCGACCGACTACGACACGTCCGATGGGTTGTTCTTCGAACCGATCACCCCCGAAGAGGTCGCCGATGCGATCGAGGCCACCGGGGCCGACGGCGTGATGGTCCAGTTCGGCGGCCAGACCTCGGTCGACATCGGGCGCGGACTGGAGAGCGAACTCGACCGGCGGGGCCTCGACTGCGAGGTGCTCGGCACGTCGGTCGAGGCGATGGACCTCGCGGAGAACCGCGATCGGTTCAACGTCCTGATGGACGATCTCGACGTTTCCCAGCCTGTCGGCGGTGCGGCCGTCAGCGAGACCGAAGCGCTCGAACTCGCCCACGAGATCGGCTATCCCGTGCTCGTCCGGCCGAGCTACGTCCTCGGTGGCCGCGCGATGGACGTGGTCTACGACGACGACGATCTCCGCGAGTACGTCGAGGAAGCCGTCCGCGTGAGCCCGGACCAGCCGGTCCTGATCGACGAGTTCCTCGCGGGCGCGGTCGAACTCGACGTCGATGCCGTTGCAGATGAAGCGGGAGACGTCCTGATCGGCGGGATCATGGAGCACGTCGAGTCCGCCGGGGTCCACTCGGGCGACTCGGCGTGTATGATCCCGCCGCGCTCGCTCGACGCCGACGTGCTAACGCAGGTACGCGATGTCGTCGAGGGGATCGCGGGCGCGCTCGACACCGTCGGTCTGCTCAACGTCCAGCTCGCGATAAAGGAGGGCGAGGTGTACGTTCTGGAGGCGAACCCGCGCTCGTCCCGCACCGTGCCGTTCGTCTCGAAGGCGACGGGCGTCCCGATCGCCAAACTCGCTGCCCAGGTGATGGCGGGTGCGTCGCTCGCAGACCTCGACGCGACCGAACAGGTCCCCGAGCAGACGAGCGTGAAGGAGGTCGTCCTGCCGTTCGACCGGCTCCCGGGAAGCGACCCGCGACTCGGCCCCGAGATGAAGAGCACGGGCGAGGTGATGGGGACCGCCGAGGAGTTCGGGAAGGCGTACTGGAAGGCACAGTCCGCGACGGGCAAGCCGATCCCGGCCGAGGGCGTCGCGGCGGTCGACCTCTCGGCGGCTGAGTTCCCCGATCCCGAGAGCGATGCGGGAGGCGACCTCCAGAACGGGTTCGCCGCACACTTCGACTGTCAGGAGTTCGACGACCTCGCAGCGGCGATTCGGGAGGGGAAGGTCGATCTCGTGATCTCGCGGGATCGCGCGGCGCTCGAAGTGTGTGTCGAGGAAGAGGTCACGTACTTCTCGACCGAGGCGAGCGCCCGCGCCGCACTCGACGGCCTCGCGGCGCGCGACACGGATTCGGCGGTCGCGGCGGTCGACCGGCGGCCGAAACGCGACGCCGAGTGGGGTCGCGCCGACTGA